In a single window of the Eshraghiella crossota genome:
- a CDS encoding ABC transporter ATP-binding protein, which translates to MIKLLKNLPKRNWLMMLFAIGFVVLQVWLDLTIPDYMADITALVQTDGSKMADIMAAGGKMLLCAFGSLAATVVVAIISSRIASDFSAVLRAKLFNKVQGFSMEEIGRFSTASLITRSTNDVTQVQMFVTMGFQVLIKAPILAIWAVCKISAKSWQWTFSTGVAVAVLLIIVGLCVSIALPKFKKLQELTDDINRVTRENITGINVVRAYNAEKYQENKFETANNNLTKTQLFTSRTMSFMMPGIQLIMSGLPLAIYWIGAYLINKADMMSKITLFSDMVTFSSYAMQIVMAFMMMVMVFIILPRASVAAKRINEVLDTEATIEDGDKDIKDSGIRGEIEFKNVNFKYPDAEDYVLSDISFSVKKGETLAIIGATGCGKSTVINLIPRFYDVTEGEVLVDGVNVKDYKQKELRNKIGYVSQKATLFGGTVKSNIAYGDNGKDGFMESDIVDSVYVAQASEFVEKMGEGYDSYIAQGGGNLSGGQKQRLSIARAVCRHPEIFIFDDSFSALDYRTDRALRSALKKECADATKIIVAQRIGTIRDADKIIVLENGTIAGMGKHDELMKNCEVYRQIAYSQLSKEEL; encoded by the coding sequence ATGATTAAATTACTTAAAAACCTGCCAAAGAGAAATTGGCTTATGATGCTTTTTGCCATAGGTTTTGTAGTTCTCCAGGTATGGCTTGATTTAACGATACCTGACTATATGGCAGACATTACGGCACTTGTCCAGACCGACGGAAGCAAGATGGCAGATATTATGGCAGCAGGCGGAAAAATGCTGCTTTGTGCATTCGGAAGTCTTGCGGCTACGGTTGTTGTAGCTATTATTTCTTCAAGAATAGCTTCAGATTTTTCAGCCGTATTAAGAGCAAAACTTTTTAATAAGGTCCAGGGATTTTCAATGGAGGAAATTGGAAGATTCTCTACTGCGAGTCTTATTACACGTTCAACCAACGATGTTACACAGGTACAGATGTTTGTAACAATGGGCTTTCAGGTATTGATTAAAGCTCCTATTCTTGCAATATGGGCGGTGTGCAAAATATCAGCAAAGAGCTGGCAGTGGACATTTTCAACAGGTGTTGCTGTTGCGGTATTACTTATCATAGTAGGTCTTTGTGTATCAATAGCACTTCCTAAGTTCAAAAAACTTCAGGAACTTACAGATGATATCAACAGGGTTACCAGAGAAAATATTACAGGTATCAATGTTGTAAGAGCATATAATGCCGAGAAATATCAGGAAAATAAATTTGAAACCGCTAATAATAACCTTACAAAGACACAACTTTTTACATCAAGGACAATGTCGTTTATGATGCCGGGTATCCAGCTTATAATGAGCGGACTCCCTCTTGCCATATACTGGATAGGGGCATATCTCATTAATAAAGCCGATATGATGAGCAAAATAACTTTATTTTCCGATATGGTAACATTTTCTTCTTATGCAATGCAGATAGTAATGGCATTTATGATGATGGTAATGGTATTTATTATTCTGCCGAGAGCATCCGTAGCAGCTAAGCGTATTAATGAAGTGCTTGATACGGAAGCTACTATAGAAGATGGAGACAAGGATATTAAAGATTCAGGTATCAGAGGTGAAATTGAATTTAAGAATGTTAATTTTAAATATCCTGATGCAGAAGATTATGTATTGTCAGATATCAGCTTCTCTGTTAAAAAAGGTGAGACATTGGCGATTATAGGAGCTACCGGATGTGGTAAGAGTACCGTTATTAATCTTATTCCAAGATTCTATGATGTCACTGAAGGCGAAGTCCTGGTAGACGGCGTAAATGTAAAAGATTACAAACAGAAAGAACTTCGTAACAAAATCGGATATGTTTCGCAGAAAGCTACATTATTCGGAGGAACGGTTAAAAGTAACATTGCATACGGTGATAATGGAAAAGATGGCTTTATGGAATCTGATATTGTGGATTCTGTATATGTCGCACAGGCATCCGAATTTGTTGAAAAAATGGGTGAAGGATATGATTCTTATATAGCACAAGGCGGAGGTAATCTTTCAGGAGGCCAGAAACAGAGACTTTCAATAGCAAGAGCCGTGTGCCGTCATCCGGAGATATTTATTTTTGATGATTCATTCTCGGCACTTGATTACAGAACCGACAGAGCTTTACGTTCTGCACTTAAAAAAGAATGTGCTGATGCTACAAAGATTATTGTTGCACAGAGAATCGGCACGATAAGAGATGCAGATAAGATAATTGTTCTGGAAAATGGTACCATTGCAGGAATGGGTAAGCATGATGAGCTTATGAAAAATTGTGAAGTATACAGACAGATAGCATATTCGCAGTTATCAAAGGAGGAACTCTGA
- a CDS encoding ABC transporter ATP-binding protein: MEENRQYNNPPRRGGHGAGRPVERSKDFKGTWIKILKYNKKLSYAMLCAVIFSVAATIFTLIGPDKLKDLTNTITAGFMTGVDMDKVFNIGITLVILYASGTVLSILQGQIMAVVTQKISKNLRNEISEKINRLPMWYYNTTSTGDILSRVTNDVDMIGQSLNMSIGMLISSVTLLLGSVFMMFKTNVLMTVTAILSSLFGFALMMIIMGKSQKYFKRQQKHLGEINGQIEEIYTGHTVVKAYNGEEKAAEEFNRMNENLRDSAFKAQCLSGLMMPIMNFIGNFGYVAVCIVGAVLAMNGKISFGVIVAFMIYIRLFTQPLSQIAQAMQSMQSAAAAAERVFEFVEAEEMENEDDKTGKVENVKGYVDFEHVKFGYKGSDKIVIKDFSVNVKPGQKIAIVGPTGAGKTTLVNLLMRFHEINDGVIRIDGVSTKDMKREDVHSLFCMVLQDTWIFEGTVRENLVYCTEGVSDEKVKEACRAVGLDHFIKTLSHGYDTILNDQVNLSQGQKQQLTIARAMIADKPMLILDEATSSVDTRTELQIQEAMDKLMADRTSFVIAHRLSTIKNADLILVMKDGDIIEKGTHEELLARKGFYADLYNSQFEQAS, encoded by the coding sequence ATGGAAGAAAACAGACAATATAACAATCCTCCTAGACGTGGAGGACACGGAGCCGGCAGACCTGTGGAGAGATCCAAGGATTTTAAGGGAACATGGATTAAAATTTTAAAATATAATAAAAAGTTGTCGTATGCAATGCTTTGTGCCGTTATTTTTTCGGTAGCTGCTACGATATTTACACTTATCGGTCCGGATAAGTTAAAGGACCTTACCAATACAATTACCGCAGGATTTATGACCGGTGTGGATATGGATAAAGTATTTAACATTGGTATAACACTTGTGATTTTGTATGCCTCCGGTACTGTTCTTTCAATACTTCAGGGACAGATAATGGCAGTTGTTACACAGAAGATAAGTAAGAACCTTCGTAATGAGATTTCTGAAAAAATTAACAGACTTCCTATGTGGTATTACAATACAACATCGACAGGTGATATCCTTTCGAGAGTAACCAATGATGTAGATATGATAGGACAGTCCCTTAATATGAGCATAGGTATGCTTATATCATCCGTTACCTTGCTTTTAGGTTCTGTATTTATGATGTTTAAGACCAATGTTCTTATGACCGTAACGGCAATACTGTCGTCTTTATTCGGATTTGCCCTTATGATGATAATTATGGGCAAATCACAGAAGTATTTCAAGAGACAGCAGAAGCATCTCGGAGAAATTAATGGACAGATTGAAGAAATATACACAGGGCACACAGTTGTCAAAGCATATAACGGAGAAGAAAAGGCAGCAGAAGAATTTAACAGAATGAATGAAAATCTTCGTGACAGCGCTTTTAAGGCACAGTGTTTATCAGGCCTTATGATGCCTATTATGAATTTTATCGGTAACTTCGGATATGTCGCAGTATGTATCGTCGGTGCTGTGCTTGCCATGAACGGAAAAATATCATTTGGTGTAATTGTTGCATTTATGATATATATCCGTCTTTTCACACAGCCTTTATCCCAGATTGCACAGGCTATGCAGTCAATGCAGTCAGCAGCGGCGGCAGCAGAACGTGTATTTGAGTTTGTTGAAGCAGAAGAAATGGAAAATGAAGATGACAAGACCGGAAAGGTTGAAAATGTTAAAGGTTATGTGGACTTTGAACATGTAAAATTCGGCTATAAAGGCTCAGATAAGATTGTCATTAAAGATTTTTCCGTTAATGTAAAACCGGGACAGAAGATAGCGATTGTAGGACCTACAGGGGCCGGAAAGACAACACTTGTGAACCTTCTTATGAGATTCCATGAGATTAATGACGGCGTTATCAGGATTGACGGCGTTTCTACAAAAGACATGAAGCGTGAGGACGTCCATTCATTGTTCTGTATGGTATTACAGGACACATGGATTTTTGAAGGAACAGTAAGAGAGAACCTTGTATATTGTACAGAGGGTGTCTCCGATGAAAAGGTAAAAGAAGCATGTCGTGCGGTAGGACTTGATCATTTTATAAAGACATTATCCCACGGATATGATACAATACTCAATGACCAGGTAAATCTTTCACAGGGACAGAAGCAGCAGCTTACAATAGCGAGAGCAATGATTGCGGATAAGCCGATGTTAATACTTGATGAAGCAACAAGTTCCGTTGATACAAGAACTGAGTTACAGATTCAGGAGGCAATGGATAAACTCATGGCTGACAGGACATCTTTTGTCATTGCCCACAGATTATCTACAATTAAGAATGCAGACCTTATCCTTGTAATGAAAGATGGAGACATTATTGAAAAAGGTACACATGAAGAACTTCTTGCCAGAAAAGGCTTCTATGCAGACCTTTATAACAGCCAGTTTGAACAGGCTTCATAA
- a CDS encoding AAA family ATPase translates to MYRYVTIEREYGSAGTEIAKKLSKECEIPCYGREILEELSRKAGMSVEKLEQYEEDATGSFLYSLYVMTKVQSGDTDYTDLKGKVYIAEQKIIKEFANEGPAIFLGHCAYEALSDRQNVLRVFIYGDEDDKRERISREYGIADNEIDSTMKKFNKKRSNYYKANTGLRWDDYHNYDVVINSSTIGINNAVSLLKGMIG, encoded by the coding sequence ATGTACAGATATGTTACAATTGAAAGAGAATACGGAAGTGCAGGAACAGAAATTGCAAAAAAACTTTCAAAAGAATGTGAAATCCCATGCTACGGCAGAGAAATACTTGAGGAGCTTTCAAGAAAGGCAGGAATGTCTGTTGAGAAGCTTGAACAGTATGAAGAGGATGCTACAGGAAGTTTTCTGTATTCATTATATGTAATGACAAAGGTTCAGTCAGGTGATACCGATTATACCGACTTAAAAGGTAAAGTATATATTGCTGAGCAGAAGATTATTAAAGAATTTGCTAATGAAGGTCCTGCCATATTTTTAGGCCATTGTGCCTATGAGGCACTTAGTGACAGACAGAATGTACTGCGTGTATTTATTTATGGTGACGAAGATGATAAAAGAGAGCGCATCAGCCGTGAATACGGAATTGCAGACAACGAAATTGACAGTACAATGAAGAAATTCAACAAGAAGAGAAGTAATTATTACAAAGCTAATACAGGTCTCAGATGGGATGATTACCATAATTATGACGTTGTAATAAACAGTTCTACAATCGGCATTAATAATGCAGTATCACTTTTAAAGGGAATGATAGGCTGA
- a CDS encoding FAD:protein FMN transferase, protein MKKINRLILLFTTMAVGILLTACGGYKGKKERTLNLTAMDTYMSITCYGREADEALELAEYEIKRLDELWSVSNKDSEIYRINNGTDNLLSEDTIKILEKCRYIYGTTDGAFDVTIRPLVELWGFESGRLYVPGDDEIKDKLALCGFDKIKMDYETITMESGMGLDFGGIAKGYTSDRLMAIFNEFDIEYAVVSLGGNVQCYGRKPDGNDFKIAIADPNGKKDYAGSINVSEKAVITSGGYERYFVDDVTGKKYCHIIDPHTGYPVESDMDSITIVSVDGTLADGLSTACYVMGLDKTIEYWHNHKSEFDFIALSGNTAYVTSGIAEDFASDYDIRIIK, encoded by the coding sequence ATGAAAAAGATTAACAGGCTTATATTATTATTTACAACTATGGCTGTGGGCATTTTGCTCACAGCCTGTGGCGGTTATAAGGGCAAAAAAGAAAGAACGCTTAACCTTACCGCCATGGATACCTACATGAGCATAACCTGTTACGGCAGGGAGGCGGATGAAGCCTTGGAGCTTGCCGAGTATGAGATAAAAAGGCTTGATGAGTTATGGTCTGTAAGCAATAAGGACAGTGAAATCTACAGAATCAACAATGGAACAGACAATCTTTTATCGGAAGATACAATAAAAATACTTGAAAAATGCCGGTATATATATGGCACTACGGACGGAGCTTTTGATGTTACAATAAGACCGTTAGTTGAACTGTGGGGTTTTGAATCCGGCCGCCTGTATGTTCCGGGAGATGATGAGATAAAAGATAAACTTGCACTGTGCGGTTTTGACAAAATTAAAATGGATTATGAGACTATAACGATGGAATCAGGTATGGGACTTGATTTTGGCGGAATAGCGAAGGGATATACTTCAGACAGGCTTATGGCTATTTTCAACGAATTTGATATTGAATATGCAGTAGTTTCTCTCGGAGGAAATGTACAGTGCTATGGAAGAAAACCTGACGGCAATGATTTTAAAATTGCAATTGCTGACCCCAATGGTAAAAAAGATTACGCAGGATCAATTAACGTTAGTGAGAAAGCCGTAATTACGTCCGGGGGATATGAGCGGTACTTTGTGGATGATGTCACAGGAAAAAAATATTGCCATATCATAGACCCTCACACAGGATATCCTGTAGAGTCTGATATGGATTCAATAACTATTGTAAGTGTTGACGGAACTCTGGCAGACGGACTTTCTACAGCCTGCTATGTTATGGGACTTGATAAGACCATAGAATACTGGCATAACCATAAATCGGAATTTGATTTTATTGCTTTGTCCGGGAATACAGCTTATGTTACATCAGGAATAGCAGAAGACTTTGCAAGTGATTATGATATCCGGATTATAAAATAA
- a CDS encoding LysR family transcriptional regulator produces MTLFSYKVFVTIVEHMNFRKAAEELNLTPSAVSHCVSGMEEELGFPLFIRKNNKISLTGDAKSLLPYIKQLLLSENAVNQAIAEIQGFEKGTVKLGCFNSVCISWIPKLVKNFSDKYPGIKIELFQGTYNDIVKWLENGTIDLGFLSVSSAGKIPITPLYNDRLMCAVPKTFKTRNDGFITIDELKECDFVQPAENCDADSQMLFENSGFVAQSTCHVVDDMSILTMVQSGIGVCILPKMTVESYNANVDVYPIYPEAYRVIGISAFESTRKTPIVNKLYNMIVDLFTEQYT; encoded by the coding sequence ATGACACTATTTTCTTATAAGGTTTTTGTGACCATTGTAGAACATATGAATTTCAGAAAAGCAGCGGAAGAACTTAATCTCACACCGTCTGCGGTAAGCCACTGCGTAAGTGGGATGGAAGAAGAACTGGGTTTTCCGTTATTTATCAGAAAAAACAATAAAATCAGTCTTACCGGCGATGCCAAGTCACTTCTTCCTTATATAAAACAGCTTCTTTTAAGCGAAAATGCAGTAAATCAGGCAATTGCCGAGATACAGGGTTTTGAAAAGGGAACGGTAAAGCTTGGCTGTTTTAACAGTGTTTGCATAAGCTGGATTCCCAAACTTGTCAAAAATTTTTCCGACAAATATCCCGGAATCAAAATAGAACTTTTTCAGGGAACTTATAACGATATTGTGAAGTGGCTTGAGAATGGAACAATAGATTTAGGCTTTTTATCGGTATCAAGTGCCGGCAAAATTCCCATAACACCTTTATATAATGACCGACTTATGTGTGCGGTGCCAAAGACGTTTAAAACCCGTAATGATGGCTTTATTACGATAGACGAGCTTAAAGAATGTGACTTTGTGCAACCTGCGGAAAATTGCGATGCGGACAGCCAGATGCTTTTTGAAAACAGTGGTTTTGTAGCACAGTCAACGTGCCATGTTGTTGATGATATGTCAATTTTAACGATGGTACAGTCGGGAATAGGTGTATGTATACTTCCCAAAATGACTGTTGAGTCGTATAATGCTAATGTTGATGTTTATCCGATTTACCCTGAGGCATATCGTGTAATCGGTATAAGTGCATTTGAAAGTACAAGAAAAACACCAATTGTGAATAAACTTTACAATATGATAGTTGATTTATTTACGGAACAATATACATAG
- a CDS encoding ketopantoate reductase family protein — translation MSYKVLIIGAGAVGVAMAASLSEEGMDVTVYSKSHTADCIEENGVKRCGIFKEISVPAGKVKVIRNYGEACQAYDYIIISAKTMADEEIAKSLDNNRNIIAPEGKIVIFQNGWGNDEVFLKYFDKNEVYNARIITGFERVTPENSKVTVHTAPILLGSLYGADNSCMEPLAAAINNSGIPSEVSADIGKALWAKMLFNTTLNPLGAILNSSYGELSESESACDIMNQLIDETYSVLLAEHLETFWSTPEEYRKVFYEKLVPDTYKHRSSTLQDIEKGQKTEIDTLNGCIISLARRNGIDVPGHRMIYKLIKSIEEKMLTSK, via the coding sequence ATGAGTTACAAGGTTTTGATTATCGGCGCAGGAGCGGTAGGCGTTGCAATGGCAGCCTCTCTTTCGGAAGAAGGGATGGATGTTACGGTATATTCAAAAAGCCACACTGCGGACTGTATCGAGGAGAATGGTGTAAAAAGATGCGGTATATTTAAGGAGATATCAGTACCCGCAGGCAAGGTAAAGGTAATAAGAAATTATGGTGAGGCATGTCAGGCATATGATTATATAATTATCAGTGCAAAAACCATGGCTGACGAAGAAATTGCAAAATCCCTTGATAATAACAGAAATATAATTGCACCGGAGGGAAAAATTGTTATCTTTCAGAACGGCTGGGGCAATGATGAAGTATTTTTAAAATATTTTGATAAGAATGAGGTATACAATGCGAGAATAATAACCGGATTTGAGCGTGTTACTCCGGAAAACAGCAAAGTTACCGTACATACTGCACCTATTCTGCTGGGTTCTCTTTACGGCGCGGATAATTCCTGCATGGAGCCTTTAGCTGCCGCAATCAATAATTCCGGTATTCCGTCCGAAGTATCGGCTGACATAGGCAAAGCTTTGTGGGCTAAAATGCTTTTTAATACAACACTCAATCCACTTGGAGCAATTCTTAATTCATCTTATGGTGAACTTTCGGAGTCAGAGAGTGCCTGTGACATTATGAATCAGCTTATTGACGAGACATATTCCGTACTTTTAGCAGAGCATCTTGAGACATTCTGGAGCACACCTGAGGAATACAGGAAGGTTTTTTATGAAAAACTTGTTCCGGATACTTATAAGCACAGGTCATCCACACTACAGGATATTGAAAAAGGACAGAAAACGGAAATAGATACATTAAACGGATGTATTATAAGTCTTGCGAGACGAAATGGCATCGATGTTCCCGGACACAGGATGATTTACAAACTTATTAAATCAATTGAAGAAAAAATGTTGACAAGCAAATAA
- a CDS encoding HPr family phosphocarrier protein — translation METVIKLPDVEAVQNFVKVATETDCDVLVSKEGYKYIIDGTSILGMLNVVGARIIVKCLAANKGFKNMLEQYNVQ, via the coding sequence ATGGAAACAGTTATTAAATTACCTGACGTTGAAGCCGTACAGAATTTTGTAAAAGTAGCAACTGAAACCGATTGTGATGTCCTTGTCTCAAAAGAAGGATATAAATACATAATTGATGGTACATCAATCCTTGGTATGTTAAATGTTGTAGGAGCCAGAATCATCGTTAAATGTCTGGCAGCTAATAAAGGTTTTAAAAATATGCTTGAACAGTATAATGTTCAGTAG
- a CDS encoding FadR/GntR family transcriptional regulator, with product MVVPSGATTYYIDRMEITMAKQSENMEYQKAINHIVQMVKDGQLIVGSKIPSERDLSESLGIGRNSTREAISILRGMGLVESRHGSGNYIAKDSGAAIRSMIALMLALKTVSEYDLLEFRRYFSHIVVDCVMKKGISEKRKEQLYSIIDKMKTANGQDLVRLDFEFHVGLIECTENPLLITVSRPVAELYIKSMSNVIENADEMIKEKLLSLHTNILDNLVNQDETASTDSFNQHYDLVENRLGGIH from the coding sequence GTGGTAGTACCAAGTGGTGCTACCACTTATTATATTGACAGAATGGAGATTACCATGGCAAAACAAAGTGAAAATATGGAATACCAGAAAGCCATTAATCATATTGTCCAAATGGTAAAAGATGGTCAGTTAATCGTAGGCAGTAAAATACCGTCCGAACGTGATTTATCCGAATCACTTGGTATTGGAAGAAATTCTACAAGAGAAGCTATAAGCATTTTACGCGGTATGGGACTGGTTGAAAGCCGCCATGGTTCCGGCAATTACATTGCCAAGGATTCCGGTGCTGCTATCAGAAGCATGATAGCTCTGATGTTAGCATTAAAAACTGTTTCAGAGTATGATTTATTGGAATTTAGAAGATATTTTTCCCATATTGTTGTTGACTGCGTAATGAAAAAGGGAATTTCTGAAAAAAGGAAAGAACAATTATATTCAATTATTGATAAGATGAAAACCGCAAACGGCCAGGACTTAGTAAGATTGGATTTTGAATTTCATGTCGGACTCATAGAATGTACCGAAAACCCTCTTCTAATCACTGTTTCAAGACCTGTAGCCGAGTTATATATCAAATCAATGTCCAATGTAATTGAGAATGCCGATGAAATGATAAAAGAAAAACTTTTATCTTTACATACAAATATACTGGACAATCTTGTTAATCAGGATGAGACTGCCAGTACCGATTCTTTTAATCAACATTATGACTTAGTTGAAAACCGCTTAGGAGGAATACATTAA
- a CDS encoding MmcQ/YjbR family DNA-binding protein translates to MTRKELEEYIYKTYKVRPDYPWKRDRENGVFRHADNNKWFAIAMKIPQNRLGTDSEKMIDIVNVKAEPVLISGLWNTPGFYPAYHMNKTNWITIALDETAPDDMVKMLVNMSFEETRKKAM, encoded by the coding sequence ATGACCCGGAAAGAACTTGAAGAATATATTTATAAAACGTACAAAGTCAGACCTGATTATCCATGGAAACGTGACAGGGAAAACGGAGTGTTCCGCCATGCGGATAACAATAAATGGTTTGCTATTGCAATGAAAATTCCCCAAAACAGACTTGGGACAGATTCAGAAAAAATGATTGATATTGTGAATGTGAAAGCAGAACCGGTACTGATATCCGGCTTATGGAACACACCGGGATTTTATCCTGCATATCATATGAATAAGACCAACTGGATTACCATAGCACTTGACGAAACGGCACCTGATGATATGGTTAAAATGCTGGTTAATATGAGTTTTGAGGAAACAAGGAAAAAAGCAATGTAA
- a CDS encoding RNA polymerase sigma factor, whose product MDFEEIYRRYFHNIYCYILGMSKNCDIAEEVTQETFFKALKDVKKYDDRGNITAWLFSIARNTYFTLCRKKHISLNEDILCENADESEDVLQKLIDDENVEKIQKILNETDAPYKEVFRLRVFGNLQFKEIGKMSGKSESWARVTFYRAKLKIREKLEEE is encoded by the coding sequence GTGGATTTTGAAGAGATATACCGTCGTTATTTTCACAATATATATTGCTATATTCTTGGAATGTCGAAGAATTGTGACATTGCCGAGGAAGTGACGCAGGAAACTTTTTTCAAGGCATTAAAGGATGTTAAAAAATATGATGACAGAGGAAATATAACTGCGTGGCTGTTTTCAATCGCCAGAAATACATATTTTACCCTGTGCAGAAAGAAACATATAAGCCTTAATGAAGACATTCTTTGTGAAAATGCAGATGAATCTGAAGATGTGCTTCAGAAGCTGATTGATGATGAAAATGTAGAAAAGATACAAAAGATACTTAATGAGACGGACGCACCTTACAAAGAAGTATTCAGGCTGAGGGTATTCGGTAATCTGCAATTCAAAGAAATCGGAAAGATGTCCGGAAAGAGTGAAAGCTGGGCAAGGGTAACTTTTTACCGTGCAAAATTGAAAATCAGGGAAAAGTTGGAGGAAGAATAA
- a CDS encoding zf-HC2 domain-containing protein: MNEANCNVIQDILPLYLDNAVSEDTAKMVEEHLHTCKECMEYKKKMEADIVVTENNEGKKLLRKINGRIRKKIVISVVAAIAALAALIVGGIYVYKWMQVNRLVKLKTDEMSFNYMASPYIADDLEYLKRNDICDISDVYITGNSEDYLYMTYYISYDNKSLSDVKVYKKLISRSGRYKDNIVWHNEADEDKLKKGKITLTDNRFIIYVGNLDESQKEELFNDLVIEVVFANDMYKSEKIIADAKDCRLNYTIKTADDYKRVEKYYEDYNDWKYNTSDIYRGLGYLTTGDIALGIATGFFAVSDYDMRYIMTEGNAAYNYLFDIGDVDGYGILIETPYNLMTKEHINDNVAENTYIVKKDTGERVMCIAGATLEQLEKITGREYTIYGYNN, encoded by the coding sequence ATGAATGAAGCAAATTGTAATGTAATACAGGATATTTTGCCATTATATCTTGATAATGCTGTTTCGGAAGATACCGCAAAAATGGTAGAGGAGCATCTGCATACCTGTAAAGAATGTATGGAATATAAGAAAAAAATGGAAGCTGATATTGTTGTAACCGAGAATAATGAAGGTAAAAAATTACTCCGTAAGATTAACGGCAGGATAAGAAAAAAGATTGTTATAAGTGTTGTTGCTGCAATAGCGGCTCTTGCAGCCCTGATAGTTGGCGGAATTTATGTATATAAATGGATGCAGGTCAACAGACTTGTGAAACTTAAGACAGATGAGATGTCATTTAATTATATGGCAAGTCCCTATATTGCGGATGACCTTGAATATTTAAAAAGAAATGATATATGTGATATTTCAGACGTCTATATTACCGGCAATTCTGAGGACTATCTTTATATGACGTATTACATCAGTTACGATAATAAATCCCTTTCGGATGTGAAAGTATATAAGAAACTTATTTCAAGGTCTGGCAGGTATAAGGATAATATTGTATGGCATAATGAAGCCGATGAAGATAAGTTGAAAAAAGGAAAGATTACCCTGACGGATAACCGGTTCATAATATATGTTGGAAATCTTGACGAATCACAGAAAGAAGAACTGTTTAATGACCTTGTAATAGAAGTTGTGTTTGCCAATGACATGTACAAGTCGGAAAAAATTATTGCGGATGCAAAAGACTGCAGGTTAAATTATACAATTAAGACAGCTGATGATTACAAACGTGTTGAAAAATATTATGAGGATTATAATGATTGGAAATATAATACTTCGGATATTTACAGAGGTCTTGGATATCTTACCACAGGCGACATAGCATTGGGCATAGCGACCGGATTTTTTGCTGTATCTGATTATGATATGAGATACATAATGACAGAAGGAAATGCTGCATATAATTATCTTTTTGATATCGGCGATGTTGACGGATACGGTATTCTTATAGAAACGCCATATAATCTTATGACCAAAGAACATATAAATGATAATGTCGCAGAAAATACCTATATTGTTAAAAAAGATACGGGGGAACGTGTAATGTGTATTGCAGGTGCCACTCTGGAACAGTTAGAAAAAATTACAGGAAGAGAATATACAATATATGGATATAATAATTAA